From the genome of Rhodohalobacter sp. SW132:
CCGGGCTTCGTTAAAATAGTCCGAATCGAGGCCACGGAATACCAGGTCCGCAAAACCACGTGAATATCCTGAGCTGCCAAGTACGCGGACCCTTGAGGCACCGCTTAAAGACCAGCTGTCGCTTCGATAAGCAAAACCAACCGGCACAATGCCAACGTCGATATTTGCACTTCGCATGTCCGTTGACTGAGTTCCGAACCATTGATCGAGCATCTGGTCGGCGACGGTTCCTTCAATCACCCGGCCGTTTGTCAGGTAGTCGTTATAGGTTGTGATGTTAACCAGATTTCCACCTGCATTGGTATAAATACCGCCAGCCAGCCCGAATGATACTTTCGGCCGGTTGCTGTGGTTTATCATCAGGTTAGCCGGGTTAATAAAGTTGGCATGATAGAGATCCTGATAAGCCGTTCCGCCTCCGCCAAGGCCAATATTTTGTGCTGTAAGGTGCCGTGATTGCGCCTCAGCACTGTTTATACCGGCTGCAAGGATAAGAACAGCTGAAATAAAAAACAGTGTAATGATTTGATTCAATTTACTTTTCATATGAACAAAGGTTATCAGTCAATTTTATTTTGGATCACAAATTTACCACTTACCGATACTCCCACATCGTCTGAGGTTCGTACACGCACCTCTTTGAAATCGGTAGTATTCAATCCGGCTATCAATCGCACATTTCTTGTTCGGTTTATTTCATCAAGCTGTGCGCGGGTTAGGCTGATTACGGTATAATCTTCATTTGGATCAACGGAAAATCCACTGCCGTTCACTGCTGCCGGAAGAAATTCAAGGGCAGACTGGTCATGCAGGGGGAGTGTAGTGATCAACTCACCATTTTCAGTCAGGAATTCCATTTCCAGATTGATGCCGAGCGGAATCCGGTTGCTGTATCGTACGGTAATTGCCCCTTCCTCAAGAAACTGTTCGTCATCCGCTCCGGGAAGATCTTCCAGATTAACTGCAGTAGTATCCACATAAGTGGCATTTTCTGCACGAAGTGCAAGCGGTATGTTCAACGAAATAGAAGGGTCGAAAATCACCGGGTTTCGGATTATTCCAGCCGTTTGTTCCGGGTTGATATCCGCAAGGCCGATAAATCGGATACTTGTAGGCAATCGGTTCAGGAATTGTGTGATCGATGAATTCTCCCTGTCGAATACATTGGAGAGGAGTTCGTCTGATGATTGGCCCGGATCCAGCTTAAACTTAATGAGATTGGAAGGAGCGATAGGGCTCCCATCTTTTAGAAGCATTTGCGTAGGATCAGCTGCAGTTACTTCTGTTTCGGTTCCCGGTTCACCCTGGAGGAAAAATTCATTGCCATCTGCATCAACTCCCAGAAATGCACCGATAATTGTTGTGGGCACTCCAACGTTTGTCAGGTAGTTGATATCCAGACTTGCTCGGGTAAACTCAATCCCTTCGACTTTTTTTGAAAGATCATCAATCCCATCAATTTCGATCCGTTCGGCTTCGAGGTCATTCATAATATCAACACCGGTGCCGTCAGCAGAAATTTCAGTATTCAGCAGAACCTGGCGGTTTACAATCACGCCAAACACCTCACGGATTTCAAGATCCGTAAGTTCAACCTCGGCGGAAATTTCATCCGATTCGTGAAGGGTGCGGGAATCTGATCCTTCTGAGGCTTGGGTATCTTCCGTTTGTGCGAATATATTGTACTTTACAAGGTTATCATCTGCATAGATGCGGACATCGTTGAGGTCAAATGACCGGCTGACGGGAGTTGTATTATTTCGCGGAATACGATTTTCTCCGTCAAAGCGGATCGTGAGCGAGTCAGCCACGCCGTAAGGAGGGAGGCGAAGGCCGGGAAACGAAATTTCCAACAGATCAATATCCACATCAATAGAATTGACGATGTGTTGTACAGATAGTGTTCCTGATGAGAGTTCTACATAATGATCTGTACTGTTAAACTGAAACTCTTCATCAGAAAACTCTGCCGATCCATCCGATGAAAACTCCTGTGAAGAAATCACCGCATTTACTGAAGTAGCAATTAGATTTTCACCGCGAATATCATCTATAATCATACTGCCCGCATCACCCGACATATCCTGCTCTTCCCAGGTAATTTCTATATCGGCGTTCAGATCTTCGAGTAATTGGTCAGGTTCAGTTTCCGGATTCTCCACTATTGCCAGAAGATCAGATCGTGTAGATCCGTGTTCAAAATTGGGTATCAAAATGGTTCCCAGTGATTCATTTCCGCTGAACACTTCAAGCGACAACTCAAGCAGATCAAACCCAAGTTCATTTCGCAGTGAAATGTCCAGGCTGCCCTGTCGGATCGTTGCACTAACAAAAAAGTCAGTTTCAAGTTCAATATTTACAGGGAATGGGGAAGAGGCTCCCGGCAAGGTTTGCCCTTCACTGAGCTCGGCAGTCTGACCGGTCAAATCAGTAAAGGAGGCCTCTCCGACATTTCCATTTTCATTCTGAGAAGAGAAGGCTTCAAGTTCAATTTCACCAACTGAAGATTGAAACATTGTCGGATTAACCCGAACGACCGGAATCGCGCCATCCAGATCGCCAAAATCAAAATCTTCTTCTTGTGATATGGTGATCAGATCATCACCATCAATTGTGAAGAGATTCTTGAAATTTTCATTGGTGGTATCGATCAGTGCGTTACTGTCACCCAAAAACCTAAATGTGCTTTCAGCAATCAGGGGCGAATCGATTTTATTGGAAAGTGTGAAATCCGGGCTTCCGGGTGTTTCGCACTGTACAAGTGCAAAGACTGCGATGACCGGCAGAAGCAGGTATAATTTTTTGAACATGTTGACCTAATTCATTTAATGATAAGCTGAAAGATAATTTTCCTGTGGCCTTCTGATGTTTCAAAGCCTTACGGATTTCTCTAAAGCCCGTTGTTTCTTATAAATGAATTATCGGTCTGACGGCAAATATGTTAAATAACTTATTTACACTGATTTTCGATTTTGGGATGTGATGTGGAAGTCAGGAAAGAGAAGGGGTTGAATCGTGTTTCCGATGAAATTGTATGATGGGTTCTTACCGAACAGATTGCAAAACCTCTTCATCCGGTTCAGGTATCCCGCCTTTCTGTTCAGCTACCCAACCGGCATACAGATTGGACTTTTGGACGGCTTCCTGCCAGGGTGTCTTTTTCAAAGTATGATAGATAAAACATGCCCAGAACGCATCACCTACTCCAACAAAATCGCCACCTTTTTCCGGGTTTATATTTGCGGCAGATTCCACGAAATGACTACCATCTTTGTTGAAATAAATTGCACCTTCACTGCCGAGCGTTAAAATCATCCCGTCTAAATCGAATTTTTCAATCAGCTGCATCTCGGATTTGGTTTCAAACAGATTCCCGATCTTATTCCATTCACTTTGATTCATTTTCACGTAGTTGCATTTTTTTAGCGAAAATTCAATTACGGGGGTTTTTACGTAAGGAGGTCGCAGGTTTACATCCAGGAATTTCAAACACCGGTCCGGCAGCAGGGAAAATATTTTTTGAAGGGTGATTCTGTTTGTTGAACTGCGCTGGGCAAGCGTTGCAAATGAAAATGCATCTACAGAGGAGGATATCTGCTGAAGCTCATCCGGCGGTTGAATAAAATCCCAGGCTACTCGCTCATGAATGGTATAACTGGGTTCATTTTCTTTATCAAATTCAACGGAAACTGTTCCCGTTGGATATTCAATACGCTGAATAAACCGTTTTGGGGCATCCTGCTGAACCAATATATCAAGCAGCCGGCTACCCGCTTCATCCAGTCCAACAGCGCTAATCAGCAAGGAGGTCTGCTTCAAATAGTGGAGGTGAACGGTTACATTAAATGGTGATCCGCCGGGACGCTCGTAATCCGGGAAATGATCCCAAAGCATTTCGCCAAAATTCAGAATGGTTTTGTTCATGGCCGGTTTTCAGGTGAATGAAGCACGTTAGGTAAAATGGCACAGTTCCAGCTGGTGAGCCTGCAGGAATCTGTGCCAGTACGTAAAGATGAAAAGTTATTCGCCCATTGCGTAAATAATGCCGCCCCACAAGTGATCCAAAAACAGATCTTCTGCGTAAGATTCATGGGTGTGACCTAAGCCTGTGTAGAAAGCCCGACCACCGTCGAATTCATGATACCAGGCGATAGGATGGTGCCCCGGGTGGTCACTTCCTTCATAGCTCTCGGTATCGAGTGTTAAAAGCACATTGATGTGATCGGCAAATCCCTGAAAGTTATACCATTCATCATCACGGTTCCAAGTGGTGGGAAGCATTCGGGTAGACGGATGGTTGTGATCTTCTACCTGGATATCGGCGTTGATAATTCCTGGAGGATGGTTATCAAAATAGGCACCAACAAGGTCGCCGTACCACGGCCAGTCATACTCCGTATCTGAAGCTGAATGCACGCCCACATAGCCACCACCATTCTGAATATACTCCTTAAAAGCTTCACGGTGCTCATCCTCAAATACGGTTTCTGTTGTATTTAAGAATACCACAACATCAAAACGGGAAAGGGTGTCGGGATTGAACATATCCGCAAGTTCAGTTACGGTCACGCCCACATTGTGTTCCATTCCGAGCTGACGAATGGCTTCCTGGCCGGTCTCAATAGATTCGTGGCGCCAGCCATCGGTTTTTGAGAAAACAAGGATATGCTGATCGGGGTGATCTATTACAGAATCAGCCGAAGCCTGTTGTTGGTCTGCATTATCACCACAAGATGATAACAGAAGCAGGGAACTGAAAAAGATCGATAGGAGTGCTATTAGTCTAAAGTTCATCAGAGAGATTTTATATCGGTTTAAATTTGATTGATTGTATTAAGGAAAGAGGAAAGCGGTAATTAGTCAAATCTATTTACATGGAAATAACATCATTTGGAACATTAATTTTGGCTCATCGTTCAAGTTAAACTTTGGTTGGTGATTGCGTGTGATTCAATAATTTAATGGTATATTTGGATTAAGAAAATACAGCTTATCTAAAGGTCCAAAGCGAAAAAAGTTATAAAAGCAGTAAATGAAGTACCAGAAATTTTCAGAATTGGAATGGGGGGATGAATGGGGCAAAAAAAGCAATTATTGATTGTAGGTTTTGTTTGGCCAGAACCTAAATCGTCTGCTGCCGGAAGCAGGATGATGCAGCTGATTCGATTTTTTAAAAAACATGGGTGGGACATTACGTTCGCCAGTACCGCTAATACAAATCGTCATACGACTGATCTGGATGAATATGTAATTGAAACCCGATCTATAATTATTAATGACGGAAGTTTTGATGCATTCGTAAAAGAACTGAGTCCTGATGCGGTTTTATTTGATCGTTTTATGACCGAAGAGCAGTTTGGCTGGCGCGTGCACGTTTCGTGTCCTGATGCAATTCGAATCCTGGATATGGAAGATCTGCACTGCCTGCGATTTGGCCGTCAGCTTGCGGTAAATGAAGGCCGGGAATGCGCAAACAGTGATTTGTTTACGGATATCGCAAAACGGGAAATTGCATCGATTTATCGTTGTGATTTATCTCTCGTGATATCAGAGCCGGAAATGGAACTGTTACGTACTTCTTTTGGTGTTCAGCCAGAGTTGCTTCTTTATTTACCGTATATGTTCGAGGCTATCAGCGAGGTTGACCGGCTTTCCTGGCCTGCATTCGAGCAGCGTTCCGATTTTGTTTCGATTGGAAATTTTCGGCATAAACCAAATTTCGATTCCATCGAATATCTGAAAGAAAAGATCTGGCCGATTATCCGGGATTCACTTCCGGATGTGAGTATTCATATTTATGGTGCGTACCCATCCCAAAAAATTAAGCAGCTTGATTCTGCGGAAGAGGGTTTCAGGATTATGGGCCGTGCTGAGGACGCCCGCGAAGTGATGAGAAATTCA
Proteins encoded in this window:
- a CDS encoding PfkB family carbohydrate kinase, whose translation is MNKTILNFGEMLWDHFPDYERPGGSPFNVTVHLHYLKQTSLLISAVGLDEAGSRLLDILVQQDAPKRFIQRIEYPTGTVSVEFDKENEPSYTIHERVAWDFIQPPDELQQISSSVDAFSFATLAQRSSTNRITLQKIFSLLPDRCLKFLDVNLRPPYVKTPVIEFSLKKCNYVKMNQSEWNKIGNLFETKSEMQLIEKFDLDGMILTLGSEGAIYFNKDGSHFVESAANINPEKGGDFVGVGDAFWACFIYHTLKKTPWQEAVQKSNLYAGWVAEQKGGIPEPDEEVLQSVR
- a CDS encoding ThuA domain-containing protein, whose amino-acid sequence is MNFRLIALLSIFFSSLLLLSSCGDNADQQQASADSVIDHPDQHILVFSKTDGWRHESIETGQEAIRQLGMEHNVGVTVTELADMFNPDTLSRFDVVVFLNTTETVFEDEHREAFKEYIQNGGGYVGVHSASDTEYDWPWYGDLVGAYFDNHPPGIINADIQVEDHNHPSTRMLPTTWNRDDEWYNFQGFADHINVLLTLDTESYEGSDHPGHHPIAWYHEFDGGRAFYTGLGHTHESYAEDLFLDHLWGGIIYAMGE
- a CDS encoding glycosyltransferase, with translation MGQKKQLLIVGFVWPEPKSSAAGSRMMQLIRFFKKHGWDITFASTANTNRHTTDLDEYVIETRSIIINDGSFDAFVKELSPDAVLFDRFMTEEQFGWRVHVSCPDAIRILDMEDLHCLRFGRQLAVNEGRECANSDLFTDIAKREIASIYRCDLSLVISEPEMELLRTSFGVQPELLLYLPYMFEAISEVDRLSWPAFEQRSDFVSIGNFRHKPNFDSIEYLKEKIWPIIRDSLPDVSIHIYGAYPSQKIKQLDSAEEGFRIMGRAEDAREVMRNSRICLAPLRFGAGLKGKLTEAMQCGTPSITTTIGAEGIHGDLPWAGQIEDDPLMFAQAAIRYYTDHEAWSEAQQHGIRIINTRFSPAEFSQVLAERLDLIINDTDSHRENNFTGAMLMHHTMASTRFMSRWIEEKNKK